tactactactactactgctactacgaataataataataataataataacaataataataataataatgttaacagcaacaactgcaacaacaacaacaatataataataataataaagaagaagaagaggaaggaggaggaggaagaggacgcggagaaaaagtaagaagaggaggaggaacaacaacaccaccaccacaacatcaacaccaccaccaccaccaccaccacaatcaccaggGCGACACACAGACGGTGGCTGGGATTCTCTACACAGGAAGCTTCTATAAGATTATCGCGGCacatgacagacacacagacagacagacagataacgtgaaagagagagagagagagagagagagagagagagagagagagagagagagagagagagagagagagagagagagagagagagagagagacctgttaCATACTCGTatagaaaatagagacaaaatTGTGTTaatattcctcttcttattcttgttttaaaATTTGTTCAGTGAAAAGTTTATTTTGTTCCTTATTTCTTGTAAATCTAGATAACGGAACGCCCTGTCTTGAAaatatctctcttttttataatacacgaaaagaaagcaaggtctgaactctcctcctcctcctccttctcttcttcaatcgcacattttatctttcttttgtctctaatcttttctttctttcttgctttatctgtctgtctgtctatcagtctgcctatctgtctattaatttttgtattatgtatttaatcttttccttttttttatagtttatgttatcttattattattttttgggggCTGTCTCTTTATTTATGCATCGTTTATTTCgaggcgttttttttttatcatattcatcATATTCTCTAATTCATTTGATTGTGGTcacgttcctttctttctaattcATCACAATGGTCTATTCCTTTCATTGCATTCACCATAAttctctcaacctaacctaacctaattcaacccTTCATTTTCGGATggttttcatattcctctctctctctctctctctctctcatctcaccacactcatcacaTTCTTACTCATTAGCGTGGTCTTAAATTCATTTGTTTTAATTGGACGAGGAAAGTTCAATTCAATAATTCAATAAACCAGCAAACAATATCCTTGCTTTTCTGTCTTAactctctcattctcatttcccttcattcACATTGTCacatcctgttttctttcctgtcacGCTATGTTGCTgatttttttgtccttctctttctattctacgCGTACTAGGGcgttcatttttgttatttcgcTTTCCTCTCATTGTTTATCATCTTCAAGCTTTtgttactcttttccttcctttgatgTCATTTCAggcttccttcttttcagttGTTGCTATTTCCTATCTTTGTGTGCCAGTGAAATCATCATcgcttgctttcttttccttcttttctattgttgtttCATAATCTTTTACTCTActtttcatctgttttcttttcatttccttcctcctcctctcgtttcgTCTCCCAAGTCTCATATTCTCCCAAAtcatctctatttccttttccttttttttcacttgtttcatATTCTCCTTCTATAGATGAGGAAACTATCATATTCTTCTACTCTACTCTtcatatttgcttttattttccttcctctccacgtcTCCTTTTGTTTCGTCTTCCACGTCTTCGTTAACTCATATTCTGCTaaattatctttgttttcttttccttcctcttcatatcTCTCTTCGTTTCATCTTCCAAATCTTCGTTAACTCATATTCTTCTACCTTACTTAAAAACAACATCAATTCCTTTCATTTCGTATTGCTGTTAATTCATCACAGTTCagctaaaaaataaattaataaataaataaacaaataaaaataaaaataaataaataaaaaaaaaaaaaaaaaaactttccttgCCTCTCATATGATTTACTTTTACCTATCACGGCTCCCTTTCCTTCGTATTTAGTGTTTAATTCACCACAACCTTCACCaagcaagtcagtcagtcagtcagtcagtcagtcagcccatcagtcatttagtcagtcagtataGTTAGGTCGTCTGAACAGCcaaatcaaacaacaacaacaacaggaggaggaggaggaggaggaggaggaggaggaggaggaggaggaggaggaggaggcgtaatCCAAGGTAGTTACGACAGTTGATCCTTGCTAAGTGGGCCACGTCAGGGAGTAATTAACGTGGCGATTTAATGATGATAAGGTGAGTAGGAGGTGAggattacatgtgtgtgtgtgtgtgtgtgtgtgtgtgtgtgtgtgtgtgtgtttattagtcTTAAGAATCACGTACTGGactcgtgtgagagagagagagagagagagagagagagagagagagagagagagagagagagagagagaggatgcgagaatgaataaattaaaagaataaagatatatACAAGTACTATAGGTTATCTGTGCCCTTcagtacaagaggaggaggaggaggaggaggaggaggaggaggaggaggaggaggaggaggaggaaaaattaacgaGCAAAAATCCTGATAACATGAAGGATAGACGAACGAACCATgtgggtaaaaaaataaaaaagataataataaaagaaactgaTAAGACACACCtagataagacaaaagaaaaaaaaatagatacaagtTTAATCCAATCATTGCCTTCCATTAATTAAAAAGGAATGATTAAAATTTTTCACCACCAGAAGTAAAAATTTTCGAGCCTAAATCTTATGTAAAATTTTGTCCTCGCCTTGAGAATGCCTTGTgcgttttatttacttatttatttatttttcctttgtgtatgctaatgtgtgtgtgtgtgtgtgtgtgtgtgtgtgtgtgtgtgtgtgtgtgtgtgtgtgtgtgtgtgtgtgtccttgtagATTTGTTTTGCCGTGGActatgaagataataataaggaagagaagaaggagaatgaagaggaacacgtaggaggagtagaaggaggaggaggacgaggaggaagacaccGTGACTCGCACCACAAAACCTAAAGTGGAGTGACGAGgaaccaccacctgccacacacacacacacacacacacacacacacggtggatAGACAGTgggtgaagaatgaaaaaaaaaaaaaaaaactaagaacgaagggagaagtaggaaaacacacacacacacacacacacacacacacacacacacacacacacacacacacacacacacacacacagacacagacacacacacacacaaacgaacacaTTCATCTATAAAAGGAGAACACAACCTTGAATCTTCGTACACATGCACGGAACACGTACacgcaggaaggaggaggaggaggaggaggcggaggggtGGTCGCTATCTCCGTGAGTCACCTGTTGTCATCACTAATTATCTGTTCAGGTGTCAAGCGAAGGCGAGACAAGTGAGCAAAGGTCGAGGATttgccagctctctctctctctctctctcttacaagcgACAGGtagcttcctctctttcccatgatttatttttttttccactctctctttctctatttctctctagtCTGTTTCTCCCGGTGTCCTTGTGcataccaactctctctctctctctctctctctctctctctctctctaatgtcttTCCTCCAATTTGATTTTCCTTGTCTTACTTTTAATAATCGTCTTCctgcctcctcatctctctctctctctctctctctctctctctctctgtggcggtAATAGCGGATGCAGAGTCTGGGAACGCCGGATTGTGTCGCCGCGGGAGCAGAGCCAAGgtcaaacagacaaacagacaaacatctTCCTTTACTAACAATTCTTTCGACAGTGACAAGAACAGAACGGAGGtgacaataacaaataacaacaacaacaacaacaacaacaacaacacacacacacacacacacacatatagaaggaaagtaatagtaataaaaacataagaacacgGAAAAGCAATGATTAAATAAATAgtacacaaaaacaagaacaagactaataataataataataataataataataataataataaacagtaataacaataataatgagaagcaGCATTCACAACTACGCATTTCCCATCAGGAGGGCAAGAAGTATAGGTAACAAGCTCCGCCCATCACCGCCGCCCGcgccctccacgcccacacacccatCACTGCGCCACAGCTTGGAATTCCCTTCTATTCCCACGAGACAAGGCGGTGAAGTGTTCCAGTCTgtttgtatggtgtgtgtgtgtgtgtgtgtgtgtgtgtgtgtgtgtgtgtgtgtgtgtgtgtgtgtgtcattatttgCCTTCTAAGAACGTAACAATGTAGAGAGTTTTCctgttgtgttctctctctctctctctctctctctctctctctctctcttactgcgcTGGTGCTGAAGTATGGGAGAAAGTTGCACGAGACCAAGtttggacagacagacaagcagacaggcaggcagtgagatagacagacacagacaggctaCTGCTTCCTTGCCCGTATCCTTGCTCGCATTCTTGCACAAAGGCCGAGTGCaacggtaacacacacacacacacacacacacacacacacacacacacacacacacacacacacacacatcaagcatGTGACTGAACTGGACGGAACTAGatggcacagacagacagacagacaagcaggcagacagacagacagaggcaggcagacagacagacaggcggacagatGACAAGCTCCGCGTCGGCATGATGGGGTTCATGGGGTGGGTGGGatgacagagggagagggagggtccGGAGGGATGGTGGGGGTGTAATTGAGGGAAGATTACGACGCGAAGACGCCCTACTgatggtgctgttgctgcttctgctgtgCTGAGCTGTGATGTGCTGTACTGTAATGGTATGCTGCTGTGCGCCTCACCATCTGCTCACCTGCTCCCTGCTGttgtgtctgttgttgttgttgctgctgctgctgctgttactgcttctGCTGGAGCTCCTTTTCTTGCGTCTgtcgctactgctgctgctgcttcctctactactactcctgctgctggtgctgtgtctgctgctggtgctgagtctactgctgttgctgctactggtgctgctacCGCCCTCACTGCTGCTGCCCTCGTCCTTGGAGCGCACGccgctgtcctcctcctcgtcctcctcaggGCGCCACACGCCGGAGTCCAGCGCGAACCTCACCTCCTTGACGGCATGCTTGGCGGGCACGCGAGGTGCGCGCTGCTCCCCGTCAGAGTGCGGGTGCCTCCTGAGGGTGGGCTGCACGCTGCCTCTGCGGTGATGAGAGTGGATGCCGTggtgcaggaggggaaggctgcTCTGAGACAGCAAAGAGCCGCGGCGcatgggcggggcgggggcgggggcgggcGGCGGCGGCTTGGCCCTGTGCTTGTCGCGTGGCAGGGAGATGCGGATCTCGTGCTTCTGTCCGTTCCTGAACAGCCCCGTGGTGTCCATCTTGAAGACCAGCATGGTGCCGGCGGACAGCTGCCGGGCAAGGTGTGACGCCCACGGAATAGAGAGCAACGCTGGACTGTGTGGCCTGACGGTACGTGGGAGGGCCTGGCAGAGCCTAACAGGGGCTAGTATGCTGTGGTCAGGGAACGAGGAGGCTCGGCAGAATCAGCCTTGAAGTGATGGACGCTGAGTCCTCAAGTCCTGCAGGATACAAGTGTCGCAGCGCAGGATGGGGTGGTGGCGACGCACGTCTCACTGCGCCAAGTCCCGCAAAACACTGACGGCTGACGCACAATCCCAATGGTTCACACTGCGCCACGCCGCCAACACTTATACCTCCGACACGGGCGGCGCCGACACCCAACATGCCCACAGCAAGGAAAACGTGTCGTACCCCAAACACTGCAacgcccaccaccgccaccaccaccacctggacgCCCACCGCTGACTGGAGCACCGTCTGGGCGtgacaaggaggaagggagggaggggaaggactggagaaaacaggaagagaagaagacgaagaagacaacaatgacaatgaaagaaacaaacgcGAACTTAACAAAActaagaatcacacacacacacacacacacacacacacacacatcacgtaaCCACGAAAAACCTAGcctcaatgacacacacacacacacacacacacacacacacacataccgcgtaacaacaataacaacaactacaataacatcaacaacaacaacaacaggtctACCACggtcccacccacacacacatacacaacaggTGACACTCACGCTTGGCACGCTATACTCGTTCGTCAGGCAGCGGGGAGGCGATGTAAACAAATGACGTCACAATATGGCGGTGCAGAGGATGTAATGCCACAGAGAGAAGAGATCCACAGCCTACACTAAACCGGTTCCTGGCGGTGTGTAGTGTGCGGTGTGCCTCCAGGAATTGTtgtcattaccagagagagagagagagagagagtaggaaagaaaCGGTGGTGGATGTTGCGATggtgacaatgataatagtagtagtagtagtagtagtagtcgtagtgtcACCAACAGTAATAGTACGTAGTAACAccaacacttgagagagagagagagagagagagagagagagagagagagagagagagagagagagagagagagagagagagagagagaaattcagtcCGTTCGCGTGGGAGTGagtcagccagagagagagagagcgagctatgatataacacacatacacacacacacacacacac
This Portunus trituberculatus isolate SZX2019 chromosome 13, ASM1759143v1, whole genome shotgun sequence DNA region includes the following protein-coding sequences:
- the LOC123503274 gene encoding RNA-binding protein with serine-rich domain 1-like, giving the protein MLVFKMDTTGLFRNGQKHEIRISLPRDKHRAKPPPPAPAPAPPMRRGSLLSQSSLPLLHHGIHSHHRRGSVQPTLRRHPHSDGEQRAPRVPAKHAVKEVRFALDSGVWRPEEDEEEDSGVRSKDEGSSSEGGSSTSSSNSSRLSTSSRHSTSSRSSSRGSSSSSSDRRKKRSSSRSSNSSSSSNNNNRHNSREQVSRW